The DNA region ACGGCAAATCCGGCGAGAGAAGTCTGGTACCCGAGGAGAGGCGCAGGCGGATACTAGAGCGACTTAGAAAGGAGGGCGGAGTCAGCGTCTCGGCTCTGGAGCAGGAGCTGGGCGTGTCCTCAATGACCATCAGGCGCGACCTGGAGGTGCTGGAGCAGCAGGGCAAAGCCAGGAGGACTCACGGGGGAGCCATCTTGCCCGAGCTTGCGGGCCACGAGGACTCCTTCCAACAGAGGGTGGAGACCAACGTCGAGCAGAAGAAGCGTCTAGGCGAGGCGGCCGCGGCCAAGATATCCGCCGGGGAGAGCGTGTTCCTGGACGCCTCCAGCACCTCCTACTACGCCGCCAGGAGCATCCTCGATGCCGGCAAGAAGGTGACGGTGATCGCCAGCCTCGTGCCCATCATGGACCTGCTCTCCTCCCAGCCCCTCTCGGGGGTGGATCTCATCGGGCTGGGGGGCAGCCTGCGCAAGCTCACCAGGTCCTTCGTCGGCCCCCAGACCACGCGCGCCATCAGCGCCTACTTCACGGACAAGGTGTTCCTCAGCGTGCGAGGGGTCACCCAGGACGGCCACTTGACGGACCCTGACCCCCTGGAGGCGGAGGTCAAGCGCGCGATGATCGCCCACGCCAGGGAGGCCATCTTGCTCGTGGACGGCTCGA from Thermobaculum terrenum ATCC BAA-798 includes:
- a CDS encoding DeoR/GlpR family DNA-binding transcription regulator encodes the protein MATNGKSGERSLVPEERRRRILERLRKEGGVSVSALEQELGVSSMTIRRDLEVLEQQGKARRTHGGAILPELAGHEDSFQQRVETNVEQKKRLGEAAAAKISAGESVFLDASSTSYYAARSILDAGKKVTVIASLVPIMDLLSSQPLSGVDLIGLGGSLRKLTRSFVGPQTTRAISAYFTDKVFLSVRGVTQDGHLTDPDPLEAEVKRAMIAHAREAILLVDGSKFGAQALCVVAHVSNLSLVITTSDAPEEAIRSITQLGVPVEIV